The Kaustia mangrovi genome has a segment encoding these proteins:
- a CDS encoding Lrp/AsnC family transcriptional regulator: MPKPDLDQKDLAILAALQRDGRLTNVELAETVALSPSPCLRRVKRLERMGVIRGYRAVLDRRAVGLGLTVFVDIRVEKHSFENAAALHETLLAMPEVVSCHMISGEADFLAEVVVPDLDAYEELLTGKLLRLPMVKDIRSNFAMRPVRTDGPLPVAQAVPSSRA; this comes from the coding sequence ATGCCAAAACCGGATCTCGACCAGAAGGACCTCGCCATCCTCGCCGCCCTGCAGCGGGACGGACGGCTGACCAATGTGGAGCTTGCCGAGACGGTCGCCCTGTCTCCCTCGCCGTGCCTGAGGCGGGTGAAGCGGCTGGAGCGCATGGGCGTGATACGCGGCTATCGGGCGGTGCTCGACCGCCGTGCCGTGGGGCTGGGCCTCACCGTCTTCGTGGACATCCGCGTGGAAAAGCACAGCTTCGAGAACGCAGCAGCGCTCCATGAAACCCTCCTCGCCATGCCGGAGGTGGTCTCCTGCCACATGATCTCCGGCGAGGCCGACTTCCTCGCCGAGGTCGTCGTGCCCGACCTCGACGCCTATGAGGAGCTGCTGACCGGCAAGCTCCTGCGCCTGCCCATGGTCAAGGATATCCGCTCCAACTTCGCCATGCGGCCCGTCAGGACGGACGGGCCCCTGCCCGTCGCACAGGCCGTCCCCTCGTCCCGCGCCTGA
- a CDS encoding DMT family transporter: MAAALLTVTIWSGWVVGTRHAVTSGLDPAAVGLLRFGLPALVFAPWWLRRGLLPRGVAPSALAMMVAGAGAPFLMLAASGMQFAPAADVGALLPGTMPLFAALIGWALLGERQTRLRVAGFAMIAAGIVAIGGGAALAGTDGAWRGHLLFLAAAACWAGYTHAYRRTGLTPFEAAGLIGIWSVLILLPAVLWAGGGGLARVPAAEVWGQLAIQGGLSGVVALASYGFAVARLGATGAAAFSALVPGLAALFAIPFLGELPGPWTMLGIASVSLGVALVTGAIGRNGNTKAAAP, encoded by the coding sequence GTGGCCGCCGCGCTGCTGACCGTGACGATCTGGTCGGGATGGGTGGTCGGCACGCGCCACGCCGTCACCTCCGGGCTCGATCCCGCAGCCGTCGGGCTGTTGCGCTTCGGACTGCCGGCGCTCGTCTTCGCGCCCTGGTGGCTGCGGCGTGGGCTCCTGCCGCGCGGCGTCGCCCCGTCGGCCCTGGCGATGATGGTGGCCGGCGCCGGCGCACCCTTCCTCATGCTGGCCGCAAGCGGCATGCAGTTCGCGCCGGCGGCGGATGTGGGCGCGCTTCTGCCCGGTACCATGCCGCTCTTCGCCGCGCTCATCGGCTGGGCGCTCCTGGGCGAGCGCCAGACCCGCCTGCGCGTTGCGGGCTTTGCCATGATCGCGGCGGGGATCGTGGCGATCGGCGGCGGCGCGGCGCTTGCCGGCACGGATGGCGCGTGGCGTGGTCACCTCCTGTTCCTCGCTGCGGCTGCGTGCTGGGCGGGCTACACCCATGCCTATCGCCGGACGGGGCTCACCCCCTTCGAGGCGGCGGGGCTGATCGGCATATGGTCGGTCCTGATCCTGCTGCCCGCCGTCTTGTGGGCCGGAGGCGGCGGTCTTGCCCGCGTCCCGGCGGCGGAGGTGTGGGGCCAGCTTGCCATCCAGGGCGGTCTGTCCGGCGTGGTGGCGCTGGCAAGCTACGGCTTCGCGGTGGCCCGCCTCGGGGCGACCGGGGCGGCCGCCTTCTCCGCCCTCGTTCCGGGCCTTGCCGCGCTCTTTGCCATCCCGTTTCTGGGCGAACTGCCGGGGCCTTGGACGATGCTCGGCATCGCGAGCGTGTCGCTCGGCGTGGCGCTGGTCACGGGCGCCATCGGACGAAACGGGAACACAAAAGCGGCAGCCCCGTGA
- the ruvC gene encoding crossover junction endodeoxyribonuclease RuvC, which translates to MTQAPIRIIGIDPGLRRTGWGVITAEGSRLGYVAGGTLKADERLPLAERLLSLHEQLTRVVAEWTPDEAAVEETFVNKDARSTLKLGHARAVALLVPAAAGLSVAEYAPNAVKKCVVGAGHADKDQIHHMVKILLPRCKPDSADAADALAVAVTHAHHRTSAVARIAAGAVAS; encoded by the coding sequence ATGACACAGGCACCGATTCGCATTATCGGGATCGATCCGGGCTTGCGCCGGACGGGGTGGGGCGTGATCACGGCGGAAGGCTCGCGCCTCGGCTATGTGGCCGGCGGCACGCTGAAGGCCGATGAGCGCCTGCCGCTTGCCGAGCGGCTCCTGAGCCTCCACGAGCAGCTCACCCGCGTGGTCGCCGAATGGACGCCCGACGAGGCGGCGGTGGAGGAGACCTTCGTCAACAAGGACGCGCGCTCCACGCTCAAGCTCGGCCATGCCCGCGCCGTGGCGCTCCTGGTGCCGGCGGCCGCCGGCCTGTCGGTGGCCGAATACGCGCCCAATGCGGTCAAGAAATGCGTGGTGGGCGCCGGCCATGCCGACAAGGACCAGATTCACCACATGGTCAAGATCCTCCTGCCGCGCTGCAAGCCGGACAGCGCGGATGCGGCGGACGCGCTCGCCGTCGCCGTCACCCATGCCCATCACAGGACAAGCGCGGTCGCGCGCATCGCAGCGGGGGCCGTCGCGTCATGA
- the ruvA gene encoding Holliday junction branch migration protein RuvA: MIGKLRGNIDSYGEDWVIVDVNGVGYHVVCSTRTLSQLPPAGEAAVLEIETHVREDQIRLFGFATALERDWFRLLQSVQGVGTRVALAVLSTLTPSELANAIAMQDRALVSKAPGVGAKVAQRIVSELKDKAPAISLADRGLVGLGVGADGGAQPSAAADAVSALVNLGYPQLQAGQAVAAATAQAGETAATQELIRLALKELAP; encoded by the coding sequence ATGATCGGCAAGCTCAGGGGCAATATCGATTCCTATGGCGAGGACTGGGTGATCGTCGACGTCAACGGCGTCGGCTATCACGTGGTCTGCTCCACCAGGACGCTCTCCCAGCTTCCCCCCGCGGGCGAGGCGGCGGTACTGGAGATCGAGACCCATGTGCGCGAGGACCAGATCCGCCTCTTCGGCTTCGCCACCGCGCTGGAGCGCGACTGGTTCCGCCTGCTCCAGTCCGTGCAGGGCGTGGGCACGCGCGTCGCGCTCGCCGTGCTCTCCACGCTCACCCCGTCGGAGCTCGCCAACGCCATCGCCATGCAGGACCGCGCGCTCGTCTCCAAGGCGCCGGGCGTGGGTGCGAAGGTCGCCCAGCGCATCGTGTCGGAGCTGAAGGACAAGGCGCCGGCGATCAGCCTCGCCGACCGGGGTCTCGTCGGGCTCGGCGTGGGAGCGGACGGCGGGGCGCAGCCATCGGCCGCGGCGGATGCGGTGTCCGCGCTGGTCAATCTGGGCTACCCTCAGCTGCAGGCCGGCCAGGCGGTGGCCGCGGCGACCGCGCAGGCCGGAGAGACGGCTGCAACGCAGGAGCTGATCCGGCTGGCCCTTAAGGAACTGGCGCCATGA
- the ruvB gene encoding Holliday junction branch migration DNA helicase RuvB — MSEERLVDRAERAGDAADTTLRPVRLDDFIGQRRAKANLKVFIEAARTRGEALDHVLLAGPPGLGKTTLAQIVARELGVNFRATSGPVIAKAGDLAALLTNLEERDVLFIDEIHRLNPAVEEILYPAMEDFQLDLIIGEGPAARSVRIDLSRFTLVGATTRTGLLTTPLRDRFGIPLRLEFYEEAELLDIVTRGARMLGLAMSEAGAREIAKRSRGTPRIAGRLLRRVRDFADVAGAGEVDDKVADQALLHLDVDGRGLDTLDRRYLECIALNFGGGPVGVETVAAALSEARDAIEEIIEPFLIQQGFVNRTPRGRLLTPVAFAHLGLAVPGRLETMQGELFRGDGNEQ, encoded by the coding sequence ATGAGCGAGGAGCGACTTGTCGATCGCGCGGAGCGGGCGGGCGATGCCGCGGACACCACGCTGCGCCCGGTCCGGCTCGACGACTTCATCGGCCAGAGACGCGCCAAGGCCAATCTGAAGGTCTTCATCGAGGCCGCCCGCACGCGCGGCGAGGCGCTCGACCACGTTCTTCTGGCGGGACCTCCCGGGCTCGGCAAGACGACGCTCGCCCAGATCGTCGCGCGCGAGCTCGGCGTCAATTTCCGTGCGACCTCCGGACCGGTCATCGCCAAGGCCGGCGATCTCGCCGCCCTCCTGACCAATCTGGAGGAGCGCGACGTCCTGTTCATCGACGAGATCCACCGGCTCAACCCGGCGGTGGAGGAGATCCTCTATCCCGCCATGGAGGACTTCCAGCTCGATCTCATCATCGGCGAGGGGCCGGCGGCGCGCTCGGTGCGTATCGATCTTTCGCGCTTCACCCTCGTCGGTGCGACGACGCGGACGGGCCTGCTCACCACGCCCTTGCGCGACCGGTTCGGCATTCCGCTCAGGCTCGAATTCTACGAGGAGGCGGAGCTTCTCGACATCGTCACGCGCGGCGCGCGCATGCTGGGACTCGCCATGTCGGAGGCCGGCGCGCGCGAGATCGCCAAGCGCTCGCGCGGCACGCCGCGCATTGCCGGCCGGCTCCTGCGCCGGGTGCGCGATTTCGCCGATGTCGCCGGCGCCGGCGAGGTCGACGACAAGGTCGCCGACCAGGCGCTCCTCCATCTCGATGTGGACGGGCGCGGGCTCGACACGCTCGACCGGCGCTATCTGGAGTGCATCGCGCTCAATTTCGGCGGCGGGCCGGTCGGCGTGGAAACGGTCGCCGCCGCCTTGAGCGAGGCGCGCGATGCCATCGAGGAGATCATCGAGCCGTTCCTGATCCAGCAGGGCTTCGTCAACCGCACCCCGCGCGGCCGGCTCCTGACGCCGGTCGCTTTCGCCCATCTGGGGCTGGCGGTACCGGGGCGGCTGGAGACCATGCAGGGCGAATTGTTCCGGGGCGATGGCAACGAGCAGTGA
- the ybgC gene encoding tol-pal system-associated acyl-CoA thioesterase — MATSSERDAAPGRWPDLAGRIEGRVHRLPVRVYYEDTDFSGYVYHANYVKFCERGRSDCLRLLGVHHHELVGTGGHDWTGFVVRRMEADFLKPARIDEVLEVHTSLAALGRARIVLDQRILRGEDCLFTALVTAAVVDRRGRPVRLSAGMTAALERMHPDGPGVDGEG, encoded by the coding sequence ATGGCAACGAGCAGTGAACGCGACGCCGCGCCCGGCCGCTGGCCGGATCTCGCCGGGCGCATCGAGGGCAGGGTGCACCGCCTGCCGGTTCGGGTCTATTACGAGGACACCGACTTCTCCGGCTATGTCTACCACGCCAACTACGTGAAGTTCTGCGAGCGCGGCCGGTCGGACTGCCTGCGCCTTCTCGGTGTGCACCACCACGAGCTCGTCGGCACGGGCGGGCACGACTGGACCGGCTTCGTCGTGCGCCGCATGGAGGCGGACTTCCTCAAGCCCGCCCGGATCGACGAGGTGCTGGAGGTGCATACGAGCCTTGCCGCGCTGGGCCGCGCGCGCATCGTGCTCGACCAGCGCATCCTGCGGGGAGAGGACTGCCTGTTCACCGCGCTCGTGACTGCCGCGGTCGTCGACCGGCGCGGCCGACCCGTGCGCCTGTCGGCCGGGATGACGGCGGCGCTGGAGCGCATGCATCCCGACGGGCCCGGCGTGGACGGGGAGGGATAG
- the tolQ gene encoding protein TolQ, translating into MEVELAQGVAQQADYSMIGLFLQAHIVVKIVMIGLLLASVWTWAIVFEKFTLVARARRDADQFEQMFWSGQSLEDLYLTLGPRNNRSCAALFMAAMREWKRSQESAVRSGFAGVQKRIEKVMEVQLQKEMARLERRLLFLATVGSTAPFIGLFGTVWGIMNSFQAIAVSKNTNLAVVAPGIAEALAATALGLLAAIPAVIFYNKFSTDLSRIGARLENFADEFSAIISRQLDERG; encoded by the coding sequence ATGGAAGTCGAGCTCGCTCAGGGCGTGGCCCAGCAGGCCGATTACTCGATGATCGGTCTATTTCTCCAGGCGCATATCGTCGTCAAGATCGTGATGATCGGGCTGTTGCTCGCCTCGGTCTGGACGTGGGCGATCGTGTTCGAGAAATTCACCCTGGTCGCGCGGGCACGCCGCGATGCCGACCAGTTCGAGCAGATGTTTTGGTCCGGCCAGTCGCTGGAGGATCTCTATCTCACGCTCGGTCCGCGCAACAACCGGTCCTGCGCGGCCCTGTTCATGGCCGCGATGCGGGAATGGAAACGCAGCCAGGAAAGCGCCGTGCGCTCCGGCTTCGCGGGCGTCCAGAAGCGCATCGAGAAGGTGATGGAGGTCCAGCTCCAGAAGGAGATGGCCCGGCTCGAGCGCCGGCTGCTGTTCCTGGCCACGGTCGGCTCGACGGCGCCGTTCATCGGCCTGTTCGGTACGGTCTGGGGCATCATGAACAGCTTCCAGGCGATCGCGGTGTCGAAGAACACCAATCTCGCCGTGGTCGCGCCCGGCATCGCGGAGGCGCTGGCCGCCACCGCGCTCGGCCTGCTCGCGGCGATCCCGGCGGTCATCTTCTACAACAAGTTCTCCACCGATCTCTCCCGCATCGGCGCGAGGCTGGAGAACTTCGCGGACGAATTCTCCGCGATCATCTCCCGCCAGCTCGACGAGCGGGGCTGA
- the tolR gene encoding protein TolR — MAVGVGHFNGGNGRRGRKRNGYVPMAEINVTPFVDVMLVLLIIFMVAAPLLTVGVPIELPETQAKALEGDKEPLTVTVSPEGQIFLQETEVDLDTLVPKLIAITDSGYDERIYVRGDRNVNYGTVMQVMGAMNAAGFRRIGLVTDSEDKR, encoded by the coding sequence ATGGCAGTCGGCGTGGGTCACTTCAACGGCGGAAACGGGCGGCGCGGCCGCAAGCGCAACGGCTATGTGCCGATGGCGGAGATCAACGTCACGCCATTCGTGGACGTGATGCTGGTGCTGCTCATCATCTTCATGGTGGCCGCCCCCCTGCTCACCGTCGGCGTGCCGATCGAGCTGCCGGAGACGCAGGCCAAGGCCCTGGAGGGCGACAAGGAGCCGCTCACCGTGACGGTCAGCCCGGAAGGCCAGATCTTCCTGCAGGAGACCGAGGTCGACCTCGACACGCTCGTGCCGAAATTGATTGCGATAACGGACAGCGGCTACGATGAGCGTATCTATGTTCGCGGCGACAGGAACGTGAACTACGGAACCGTGATGCAGGTCATGGGCGCCATGAACGCTGCGGGGTTCAGGCGGATCGGACTGGTGACCGATTCCGAGGACAAGCGGTAG
- a CDS encoding cell envelope biogenesis protein TolA, producing MRWSLLVSFLLHTAILISAVIVLPSPDASLTEDTASIPVELVTLDDVTRLQAMQKETEEAPKPEEKPAPPEPKKVETPEPKPAPEPEKAAPKPAPEPEPEPEQAEAQPEPEPAPEPAPAPEPAPEKAPEPETQAKPVPKPRTKPKPPPQLAQKTPEPRDDFNPDEISALLNKLPDQEQASPQPSDTAGTPIQGPADVSGQDNQITANEVEWLRRQISRCWTPPPGLTAAPNLVVRLQFSMERNGAVTGQPQLLNSDPAPQFPAAADAAIRAVLACQPYDMPAEKYESWREVILNFDPSKMYGT from the coding sequence ATGCGCTGGAGCCTACTGGTCTCGTTCCTCCTACACACGGCGATCCTGATTTCCGCCGTGATCGTCCTGCCGTCTCCGGATGCCTCCCTGACGGAGGATACCGCCTCCATTCCCGTGGAACTGGTGACGCTCGACGACGTTACCAGGCTGCAGGCGATGCAGAAGGAGACGGAGGAGGCGCCGAAGCCGGAGGAGAAGCCCGCACCGCCGGAGCCGAAGAAGGTCGAGACACCCGAGCCCAAGCCGGCACCGGAGCCTGAGAAGGCGGCGCCCAAGCCAGCTCCGGAACCTGAGCCAGAGCCCGAGCAGGCCGAAGCCCAGCCGGAACCGGAGCCCGCGCCCGAACCTGCGCCGGCCCCCGAGCCCGCGCCGGAGAAGGCGCCGGAGCCGGAGACGCAGGCCAAGCCCGTGCCGAAGCCGCGCACCAAGCCGAAGCCGCCCCCGCAACTCGCCCAGAAGACGCCGGAGCCCAGGGACGATTTCAATCCCGACGAGATCTCCGCGTTGCTGAACAAGCTGCCGGACCAGGAGCAGGCTTCGCCGCAACCCTCCGATACGGCCGGAACGCCGATCCAGGGGCCGGCGGATGTGAGCGGGCAGGACAACCAGATCACGGCCAACGAGGTGGAATGGCTGCGCCGCCAGATCTCGCGGTGCTGGACGCCGCCGCCCGGCCTCACCGCGGCGCCCAACCTGGTCGTTCGCCTGCAGTTTTCGATGGAGCGGAATGGGGCGGTCACCGGCCAGCCCCAGCTGCTGAACAGCGATCCCGCTCCCCAGTTCCCGGCGGCCGCCGATGCCGCCATCCGTGCCGTGCTCGCATGTCAGCCCTACGACATGCCGGCGGAGAAGTACGAGTCCTGGCGGGAAGTGATCCTTAACTTCGATCCGAGCAAGATGTACGGCACCTGA
- the tolB gene encoding Tol-Pal system beta propeller repeat protein TolB, with the protein MPHYFRDLSRTACRLVLFALLPLIAVAGLATPARAVIELDITKGQIEPMPIAITNFVGSGEEAGRYGVDIAAVVSADLKRSGLFRPLPREAFIETVSNFDQAPRFGDWRIIQAQALVTGRVTVLPDGRLRAEFRLWDVYAQQQMVGLQFVTTPRNWRRIGHLIADAVYERLTGEKGYFDTRIVFIDESGPKDKRVKRLALMDQDGENLRYLSDGQSLVLTPRFSPNSQEITYVSYAGGRPRVYLYNIETGQREIVGVFPTMTFAPRFSPDGQHVILSLQQGGNSDIYTMDLRSRETRQLTDTPSIETAPSYSPDGRQVTFESDREGSQQIYVMNADGSGQQRISAGRGRYSTPVWSPRGDLIAFTKLLNGRFLIGVMRPDGTGERILTEGFHNEGPTWAPNGRVIMFFRDTPGERGGPRLWTVDLTGYNEQQVPTPNFASDPSWSALLK; encoded by the coding sequence ATGCCTCACTATTTCAGGGATCTCAGCAGGACGGCGTGCCGCCTCGTGCTTTTCGCGCTCCTGCCGCTGATTGCCGTTGCGGGCCTTGCAACCCCGGCGCGCGCGGTGATCGAGCTCGACATCACCAAGGGCCAGATCGAGCCGATGCCGATCGCGATCACCAATTTCGTCGGCTCCGGCGAGGAGGCGGGCCGCTACGGCGTGGATATCGCCGCCGTCGTCTCTGCGGACCTGAAGCGCTCGGGGCTGTTCCGCCCGCTGCCGCGCGAGGCCTTCATCGAGACCGTCTCCAATTTCGACCAGGCGCCGCGCTTCGGCGACTGGCGCATCATTCAGGCGCAGGCTCTCGTGACGGGGCGCGTGACCGTCCTGCCCGACGGTCGGCTGCGCGCGGAGTTCCGACTGTGGGACGTCTATGCCCAGCAGCAGATGGTCGGGCTGCAATTCGTCACCACGCCGCGCAACTGGCGGCGCATCGGCCATCTCATTGCCGATGCGGTCTATGAGCGGCTGACCGGCGAGAAGGGCTATTTCGACACCCGCATCGTGTTCATCGACGAGAGCGGGCCGAAGGACAAGCGCGTCAAGCGGCTGGCACTGATGGACCAGGACGGGGAGAATCTGCGCTATCTCTCCGACGGGCAGAGCCTCGTGCTCACCCCGCGCTTCAGCCCCAATTCCCAGGAGATCACCTACGTCTCCTATGCGGGCGGGCGGCCGCGCGTCTATCTCTACAATATCGAGACCGGCCAGAGGGAGATCGTGGGCGTGTTCCCCACCATGACCTTCGCGCCGCGCTTCTCGCCCGACGGCCAGCATGTGATCCTGAGCCTGCAGCAGGGCGGCAATTCCGACATCTACACGATGGACCTGCGCAGCCGGGAGACGCGCCAGCTCACCGATACGCCCTCCATCGAGACGGCGCCGAGCTATTCGCCCGACGGGCGCCAGGTCACCTTCGAGTCCGACCGCGAGGGCAGCCAGCAGATCTATGTCATGAATGCCGACGGTTCGGGCCAGCAGCGCATCTCGGCGGGGCGGGGCCGCTACTCCACCCCGGTCTGGTCGCCGCGCGGCGACCTCATCGCCTTCACCAAGCTTCTGAACGGCCGGTTCCTGATCGGCGTGATGCGCCCCGACGGCACCGGTGAGAGAATATTAACCGAAGGCTTTCACAATGAGGGACCGACTTGGGCGCCCAATGGACGCGTCATCATGTTCTTCCGGGACACGCCGGGGGAGCGGGGAGGACCGAGGCTCTGGACGGTCGATCTCACCGGCTATAACGAACAGCAGGTGCCGACGCCGAACTTTGCTTCCGATCCCTCCTGGTCGGCCTTGCTGAAATAG
- the pal gene encoding peptidoglycan-associated lipoprotein Pal: MRHIAKLKFAAIVFGMLAVAACSSSDRPDLQQQEAAVPGSERDFVLNVGDRVFFTTDVTTLSDEARETLRRQAAWLKLYPQIKVQVEGHADERGTREYNLALSAQRATNVRNFLVSQGIDASRLSTIAYGKERPVALCDAESCWSQNRRAVTIIMSGAASG, from the coding sequence ATGCGTCATATTGCGAAGCTCAAATTCGCGGCAATTGTCTTCGGCATGCTCGCGGTTGCGGCTTGTTCGTCGTCCGACCGGCCCGACCTGCAGCAGCAGGAAGCCGCCGTGCCGGGCTCGGAGCGCGATTTCGTTCTCAATGTCGGTGACAGGGTGTTCTTCACGACCGACGTGACGACCCTGTCGGACGAAGCCAGGGAGACGCTGCGCCGTCAGGCCGCCTGGCTGAAGCTCTACCCGCAGATCAAGGTGCAGGTCGAGGGCCATGCCGACGAGCGCGGCACGCGGGAATACAACCTCGCACTGTCCGCCCAGCGCGCCACCAATGTGCGCAACTTCCTCGTCTCGCAGGGCATCGACGCCTCGCGCCTGAGCACCATCGCCTACGGCAAGGAGCGCCCGGTCGCGCTGTGCGACGCGGAGTCCTGCTGGTCGCAGAACCGCCGTGCGGTCACGATCATCATGTCGGGCGCGGCCTCCGGGTGA
- the ybgF gene encoding tol-pal system protein YbgF: MAARQSPNRLARRAAAGLALMGLMAWGALAPAQAQNAQMNALYDKIMQLERKVDAMQPGAAAGGGGAPSGGVEQRLDSIEQQLRTLMNEMRNLDTRMRALEARRSGDAGTGGASHAGAPGYGADGLATGSADGMGGPLELDKAPGAQVLATIPQSAMEQEGSNLGYVPPENGRPATAGQDTVSGSGPMVLGDAGSGAGNSGYSGSGYAGSADNGSAYNGSASGGSGYNGSGGTGSGASAPAASGMGVSALPEPVETASLDNASTAGTGPDALYERSYENLLQRQYGAAENGFRTFLSQYGSNELAGNAQYWLGETFYARGDYKQAAEAFLKGYRNYAKSPKAPDSLFKLGLTLKQLGQTKQACATLAQVGKAYPKATKVVEQAKQESTQAGC; the protein is encoded by the coding sequence GTGGCAGCTCGACAATCGCCAAACAGGCTCGCGCGGCGCGCCGCGGCGGGACTGGCGCTGATGGGCCTGATGGCATGGGGCGCGCTCGCCCCGGCGCAGGCGCAGAACGCGCAGATGAACGCGCTTTACGACAAGATCATGCAGCTCGAGCGCAAGGTGGATGCCATGCAGCCGGGCGCGGCGGCTGGCGGCGGTGGCGCACCGTCCGGCGGTGTGGAGCAGCGCCTCGACAGCATCGAGCAGCAGCTTCGCACGCTCATGAACGAGATGCGCAATCTCGACACGCGGATGCGTGCGCTGGAGGCCCGCCGCTCCGGAGATGCCGGGACGGGCGGAGCGAGCCATGCCGGCGCGCCGGGATACGGCGCGGACGGGCTCGCCACCGGCAGTGCCGACGGGATGGGCGGGCCGCTGGAGCTCGACAAGGCTCCGGGCGCCCAGGTTCTTGCGACCATTCCCCAGAGCGCCATGGAGCAGGAAGGCTCCAATCTCGGCTATGTGCCGCCGGAGAACGGCCGTCCGGCCACCGCGGGGCAGGACACGGTTTCCGGCTCGGGCCCGATGGTGCTCGGCGATGCCGGCAGCGGGGCGGGCAATTCGGGCTACTCCGGTTCGGGCTATGCAGGATCGGCCGACAACGGCTCGGCCTATAACGGCTCGGCGTCTGGCGGATCCGGCTATAACGGATCGGGCGGTACGGGCTCGGGCGCGTCGGCCCCGGCGGCCTCCGGCATGGGCGTCTCGGCGCTGCCGGAGCCGGTCGAGACGGCGAGCCTCGACAATGCGAGCACCGCGGGCACGGGGCCGGACGCGCTCTATGAGCGCTCCTACGAGAACCTGCTTCAGCGCCAGTACGGTGCGGCGGAGAACGGTTTCCGAACGTTCCTGAGCCAGTACGGCTCGAACGAGCTTGCCGGCAATGCGCAATACTGGCTCGGCGAGACCTTCTATGCCCGCGGCGATTACAAGCAGGCCGCCGAGGCCTTCCTCAAGGGCTACCGCAATTACGCCAAGAGCCCGAAGGCGCCGGACAGCCTGTTCAAGCTCGGGCTCACGCTGAAGCAGCTCGGCCAGACGAAACAGGCCTGCGCTACGCTGGCGCAGGTGGGCAAGGCCTATCCGAAGGCGACAAAGGTCGTTGAGCAGGCAAAGCAGGAAAGCACGCAGGCAGGCTGCTGA